A window of Eriocheir sinensis breed Jianghai 21 unplaced genomic scaffold, ASM2467909v1 Scaffold698, whole genome shotgun sequence contains these coding sequences:
- the LOC126993898 gene encoding uncharacterized protein LOC126993898 — protein MRRMNAGVRIGEDKVCVLLYADDVVVMSESAEELQSLLDVVGGYGRDFGVRFSSEKSKVMIVNRSEDERETTWRLEGDELEQTEEYKYLGVWMEVNGCGRAKNVKISMANQWVGRLGSAARMRASKYDVIREVWKSVAVPSIMYGMDVMTWNDSEIEKLEVGQNRVARMALNAPRFAAVEALRGDMGWSTFRERLVKATLRYKVRLEQMEDARLARKVYLWSIRDGKWANKCGRMIDRNVMLSRWVYRPFEDRQNVFEWRITNRNGEGFEWDVRKWKNVIDMAVKDEGLSKWKNEMERKETLDWYREKEAPKCEVWYEGSLGGDLLFRARAQCLDVNARNYRWSESRSKVCQMCDRGVDETVQHVVLECKKYDRERTKMMHVFLSEMGRGVNGRTGREWMVLLLGLSGETSGRVIEAVKEFLEGMWRERCRE, from the coding sequence atgaggagaatgaatgcaggagtgagaattggagaggataaagtatgtgtgttgttgtatgcggatgatgtggtggttatgagtgagtctgctgaagaactacagagtctcctagatgtggtagggggttatggaagggattttggggttaggttcagtagtgagaagagcaaagtaatgatagtgaataggtcagaggatgagagagaaacaacttggagactggaaggggatgagttggaacagacggaagaatacaagtatctaggggtgtggatggaggtaaatggatgcggcagggccaagaatgtaaagataagtatggcaaaccagtgggtaggccgtttagggagtgcagcgaggatgagagcgagcaagtatgatgtcatccgtgaggtttggaagagtgtggctgtcccgagcattatgtatggaatggatgtgatgacatggaatgacagtgagatagaaaaattggaagtggggcagaatagggtagcaagaatggcactgaatgcaccaaggtttgcagcagtagaggctcttaggggggacatgggatggagcacgtttagggaaagactagtaaaggcaaccttgagatataaagtgagactggaacaaatggaggatgcaagattagcaaggaaagtatacttgtggagtataagagatggcaaatgggcgaataaatgtgggcgaatgatagacaggaatgttatgctaagtaggtgggtgtaccgaccctttgaagatagacagaatgtgtttgaatggagaataacaaacagaaatggagaggggtttgagtgggatgtaagaaagtggaagaatgtgatagatatggcagttaaagatgagggattgagcaagtggaagaatgagatggaaagaaaggaaactctcgactggtatagggagaaagaggccccaaagtgtgaggtgtggtatgagggaagcctgggaggtgatcttcttttccgtgctagagcgcagtgtctggatgtgaatgcaaggaactatagatggtctgagtcccgcagcaaagtgtgccagatgtgtgataggggtgtggacgagactgtgcagcatgtagtgctggaatgtaagaagtatgacagggagagaacgaagatgatgcatgtgtttctgagcgagatgggacgtggagtaaatgggaggactggaagggagtggatggtgctgctgctggggctcagtggagagacgagtggacgagtgattgaggcagtgaaagagttcttggaaggcatgtggcgtgaaagatgtagggaatga